Proteins from a single region of Chryseomicrobium sp. FSL W7-1435:
- a CDS encoding GDSL-type esterase/lipase family protein codes for MKKIVVLALFLLLVLSGCSSLVIKPVFQTKEREEPVRYQVPYAVFPDNLLFLGLGDSLTVGVGDELKRDGYIGRVKDELLQGEQVDKIDLINTAKRGRRSDQLLTLLSSGSLDDEISEASHIFLSIGGNDVMKIIKRDLFSLQLDAFEEERLNYESRYYHIVDYVRALNPQAPIIALGLYNPFSLITIESQEVESIITDWNTTMERTLFDFESTCYVPVQDLFYTNTNLVYHTDFFHPNGRGYELITNRMIRTMESCGFIEETNGELYVKGT; via the coding sequence GTGAAAAAAATTGTAGTGCTAGCCCTATTTCTTTTACTTGTTTTAAGTGGCTGTAGTTCGTTAGTCATCAAACCAGTATTTCAAACGAAAGAACGTGAGGAACCTGTCAGATACCAGGTTCCTTATGCTGTCTTTCCAGATAATTTATTATTTTTAGGATTAGGGGACTCTCTAACTGTTGGTGTTGGGGATGAACTGAAGCGAGACGGCTACATAGGTCGTGTGAAGGATGAACTTCTACAAGGAGAACAGGTTGATAAAATTGATTTAATCAATACCGCTAAGCGTGGCCGTCGCAGCGATCAACTACTGACCTTATTATCAAGTGGAAGTCTCGATGATGAAATTTCAGAAGCAAGTCACATCTTTCTATCAATCGGTGGGAATGATGTAATGAAAATAATTAAGCGAGACTTATTCTCTTTACAGCTTGATGCGTTTGAGGAAGAACGTCTTAACTATGAATCTCGTTATTACCATATCGTAGATTATGTACGTGCCTTAAACCCCCAAGCGCCAATTATAGCGCTGGGTCTATACAATCCCTTTTCTCTTATCACAATAGAATCTCAAGAAGTTGAATCTATCATCACGGACTGGAATACGACGATGGAGAGGACACTTTTTGATTTTGAATCAACTTGTTACGTACCCGTGCAAGATCTGTTCTACACTAATACCAATCTCGTGTACCATACTGATTTCTTTCATCCGAATGGCAGAGGTTACGAGTTGATTACAAATCGCATGATTCGGACAATGGAAAGCTGTGGTTTTATCGAAGAAACTAATGGGGAATTGTATGTG
- a CDS encoding DegV family protein has protein sequence MTTIKIVTDSTAELPQSVVGELGITVVPLTIHIDGQDFLDGVTISAQEFIEKMRSSKELPKSSQPAAGTFQEIYEELGKDGSQILSIHMTGGMSGTVKSAEAAANMTDVDVTVIDSRFISHALAFQVREAAKLVREGKNMDEIVARLEVVRKNTRLFVVVDTLDNLVKGGRIGKGQAMMGSLLSIKPIASLANGEYTPIAKARSYKQVVSYLLNEYSKDSATQPIKAVGIAQAEGFQMANPLKEAIEESGFEDVKMSYTTPVISTHTGPGAIGFMYLLEG, from the coding sequence ATGACAACTATAAAAATAGTAACGGATTCAACAGCTGAGCTACCTCAGTCTGTTGTGGGTGAACTTGGTATTACTGTCGTTCCCTTGACAATACACATAGATGGTCAAGACTTTCTAGACGGAGTTACTATTTCAGCTCAGGAGTTTATCGAGAAAATGAGATCTTCAAAAGAATTACCGAAATCTTCTCAACCTGCCGCAGGAACTTTCCAAGAGATTTATGAGGAACTTGGTAAAGATGGTTCTCAAATTCTTTCCATTCACATGACAGGCGGCATGAGTGGAACTGTAAAATCGGCAGAAGCAGCTGCTAATATGACAGACGTAGATGTAACTGTTATCGATTCGCGTTTTATCTCACATGCTCTTGCATTTCAAGTGAGAGAAGCTGCTAAACTTGTACGTGAAGGAAAAAACATGGATGAAATCGTAGCACGGTTAGAAGTCGTTCGAAAGAATACTCGTCTATTTGTAGTTGTGGATACTTTAGATAATTTGGTTAAGGGTGGGCGCATCGGTAAAGGGCAAGCAATGATGGGTTCTCTACTTTCCATTAAACCAATTGCCTCTCTTGCAAATGGCGAATATACACCGATTGCAAAAGCTCGTAGTTACAAGCAAGTGGTCAGTTATCTACTTAATGAATATTCAAAGGATTCAGCTACGCAACCCATTAAAGCAGTTGGTATTGCACAAGCTGAAGGTTTTCAAATGGCAAACCCTTTAAAAGAAGCAATTGAAGAATCCGGGTTTGAAGATGTGAAAATGTCTTATACTACGCCTGTCATTTCAACTCATACTGGTCCAGGTGCTATTGGATTCATGTACTTATTGGAAGGTTAA
- a CDS encoding lysophospholipid acyltransferase family protein → MNNLLRSLVTYSYIIGFIPTKLIRLKQLQKKKATLSTADYDELVYETPRSWAKNILKKAGATVELTGAENLPEGAVLLIANHEGNFDIPVLIATIQKPFGFLSKVEVKKIPFIADWMTEMNCVFIDRANRRSAMKSIEDSSISLQQGHSLLLFPEGTRSKGQGVQEFKAGFVRIASRANVPVVPIAIYGTSQLMEQQNNRVTPAHVKVHVLKPVQILEGESTDEFRERVQQSITNARLILEEASR, encoded by the coding sequence GTGAATAACTTGCTAAGAAGTCTCGTAACTTATAGTTATATAATAGGGTTCATTCCCACAAAATTAATTCGCTTAAAGCAGTTGCAAAAGAAAAAAGCTACTTTATCTACAGCTGACTATGATGAGTTGGTTTATGAAACACCTCGTTCATGGGCAAAAAATATTTTAAAAAAAGCTGGTGCTACAGTTGAACTGACGGGGGCAGAGAATCTCCCTGAAGGTGCCGTCCTTCTTATTGCCAACCACGAAGGTAACTTTGATATTCCGGTTCTTATTGCCACGATTCAAAAACCATTCGGGTTTCTTTCAAAAGTAGAAGTGAAAAAAATTCCCTTTATAGCTGACTGGATGACGGAGATGAATTGCGTTTTTATCGACCGTGCTAATCGTCGCAGTGCAATGAAATCCATTGAAGATAGTTCAATTAGCTTACAACAGGGTCATTCTTTGCTATTATTTCCTGAAGGAACTCGCTCGAAAGGGCAAGGCGTTCAAGAATTTAAAGCTGGATTTGTTCGCATTGCCTCCCGAGCCAATGTTCCCGTAGTCCCGATTGCCATTTATGGCACCTCTCAATTAATGGAGCAACAAAACAACCGAGTAACACCTGCCCATGTAAAGGTGCACGTATTAAAACCTGTTCAGATTTTAGAAGGTGAATCAACAGATGAGTTCAGAGAACGTGTGCAACAAAGCATTACGAATGCAAGATTGATACTTGAGGAGGCGTCTCGATGA
- a CDS encoding dihydrofolate reductase, whose product MISFIVAHDENRVIGYENKMPWHIPEDLAYFKKMTLGKPIVMGRNTFESIGRPLPGRENIVITRNEDYTAEGIHVFHSYEDGIAFAKQQNSDIMVIGGAQVFKDHLETADELLITQIHQSYTGDTYFPAYSDWHLEWQSEKKSSSSGVSYTYQRYVRKASE is encoded by the coding sequence ATGATTTCATTTATCGTAGCGCACGATGAAAACCGAGTGATTGGTTATGAAAACAAAATGCCGTGGCATATTCCTGAAGACCTTGCCTATTTTAAAAAGATGACTCTTGGGAAACCAATAGTTATGGGCAGAAATACATTTGAATCTATAGGTCGACCGTTGCCTGGTAGAGAAAACATTGTGATTACTCGAAACGAAGATTACACTGCAGAGGGAATTCACGTTTTTCATTCCTATGAAGATGGAATAGCTTTTGCGAAGCAGCAAAATAGCGATATCATGGTTATTGGTGGTGCACAGGTTTTTAAAGATCATTTGGAAACAGCCGACGAGTTGTTGATTACTCAAATTCATCAAAGCTATACGGGTGATACATACTTTCCAGCTTATTCGGATTGGCATTTAGAGTGGCAATCTGAAAAAAAGTCATCCTCTTCAGGGGTTTCTTACACGTATCAACGCTATGTTAGAAAGGCCAGTGAATAA
- a CDS encoding thymidylate synthase — protein MKQYHELCKYIVTNGHKREDRTGVGTLSVFGYQMRFNLAEGFPLLTTKRTSFKLIVSELLWFLKGDTNVQTLILQNNHIWNEWAFEKWISSEEYSGPDMKNFGIRATKDEAFKELYTEQMNDFIARIKVDDEFAAKYGELGPVYGRQWRAWEGADGKMFDQIQSVIHSIQHTPHSRRHIVTAWNPAEVEDMALPPCHSFMQFYVQDNKLSCQLYQRSADVFLGVPFNIASYALLVHLIAQETNLQVGEFVHTLGDAHLYTNHLDQVNELLTREARPLPTLELSSKSIFEMTSDDIKIIGYDPHPRIQAEIAV, from the coding sequence ATGAAACAATATCATGAGTTATGCAAATACATAGTAACAAATGGCCACAAGCGGGAAGACCGAACTGGAGTTGGCACTTTAAGCGTTTTTGGCTACCAAATGCGCTTTAATTTAGCAGAAGGATTCCCTTTACTGACTACTAAGCGTACTTCTTTTAAATTAATAGTCAGCGAGCTATTGTGGTTCCTTAAAGGAGACACGAATGTTCAAACATTAATCCTTCAAAATAACCATATTTGGAATGAGTGGGCATTTGAAAAATGGATTTCTAGTGAAGAGTATAGCGGACCTGACATGAAGAATTTTGGTATTCGAGCAACGAAAGACGAAGCATTCAAAGAGCTCTACACAGAACAAATGAATGACTTTATAGCTCGCATCAAAGTGGATGACGAATTTGCGGCTAAATACGGGGAACTTGGACCTGTCTATGGCAGACAATGGCGTGCGTGGGAAGGTGCCGATGGTAAGATGTTCGATCAAATACAATCCGTCATTCACTCTATACAACACACACCTCATTCGAGACGACACATTGTGACGGCCTGGAACCCTGCCGAAGTAGAAGACATGGCTCTACCTCCTTGTCACTCGTTTATGCAGTTTTATGTACAAGACAACAAGCTATCGTGTCAGTTATATCAAAGAAGTGCCGATGTCTTTTTAGGCGTACCTTTTAACATCGCTTCCTACGCATTACTGGTACATTTGATTGCACAGGAGACAAACCTCCAAGTAGGAGAGTTTGTGCACACGTTAGGCGATGCTCATCTCTATACAAATCATTTGGATCAAGTGAACGAACTACTCACTAGAGAGGCTAGACCCTTGCCGACTTTAGAGCTTTCCTCTAAATCCATCTTTGAGATGACGAGTGATGACATAAAAATTATCGGGTATGATCCGCATCCTCGCATCCAAGCCGAAATTGCTGTTTAA
- a CDS encoding YpjP family protein: MLRMGGNVLSVFIKKFLAALVAVVTFGVITPSHEIWNSVFEIEENRYSEVHVLQAPIDLEDLLTQAQQQSDLKFGAKIQPRIQERYAKEIFPAYQQKIEQLATSTSAISHKPSGDYGEKIFHLYDASTNEDILRAHVRVEKRPQEGYYFTFHYHTASDQFSSHQDIGEIYWSKNTPPKWLS, translated from the coding sequence ATGTTACGGATGGGTGGGAATGTTTTGTCGGTATTCATTAAGAAGTTTTTAGCCGCATTAGTCGCAGTAGTTACATTCGGTGTTATAACACCATCACATGAGATATGGAACTCAGTATTTGAGATAGAAGAAAATCGCTACAGTGAAGTTCATGTCCTGCAAGCTCCAATCGATTTAGAAGACCTGTTAACGCAAGCACAGCAACAAAGTGACTTGAAGTTTGGCGCAAAAATACAACCACGTATACAGGAACGATACGCGAAAGAAATTTTCCCTGCCTATCAACAAAAAATTGAACAGCTAGCCACGTCTACATCTGCTATTTCACACAAACCTTCTGGAGATTATGGAGAAAAGATTTTTCATCTTTATGACGCTTCGACTAATGAAGATATTTTAAGAGCTCATGTTCGAGTTGAAAAACGTCCTCAAGAAGGGTATTACTTTACATTCCACTACCATACAGCATCGGATCAATTCAGTTCACACCAAGATATCGGTGAAATTTATTGGTCTAAGAATACGCCTCCAAAATGGCTATCTTAA
- a CDS encoding class I SAM-dependent methyltransferase, with product MKVAITTSAKMTQEKRAHAKKIADELSLPYIERKDNSLQQVWGHYETLFVWTATGWEAQNKEGNRYAYHPGTAMFRYKRWKLGEREPFIEAVDLKRGDSFLDCTFGFGSDCLMASLAVGKEGQVFAVEKSAILAFLFERSQFTTDLRFAELNEALKRIIFSQGDAVDFLKNQADNSYDVVYIDPMFEQEIEESTNFQTHKKFAATDQLTQEWVKEAVRVARRRVVLKAHFTSELFNQYGFEQLHRKSSKFHFGVLTL from the coding sequence ATGAAAGTAGCTATTACTACTTCCGCTAAAATGACTCAAGAAAAGAGAGCGCATGCAAAAAAGATTGCCGATGAGCTCTCCCTTCCTTACATTGAACGAAAAGATAACTCTTTACAGCAGGTTTGGGGCCATTATGAGACTCTGTTTGTATGGACCGCTACAGGTTGGGAAGCACAAAACAAAGAGGGGAATCGTTACGCCTATCACCCTGGAACCGCTATGTTCCGATATAAACGCTGGAAACTTGGTGAACGAGAGCCTTTTATCGAAGCAGTGGATTTAAAACGAGGAGATTCTTTCTTAGACTGCACGTTCGGTTTTGGATCTGATTGTTTGATGGCGAGTTTAGCAGTCGGAAAAGAGGGTCAAGTGTTTGCTGTTGAAAAGTCAGCTATCCTTGCATTCTTATTCGAAAGAAGTCAATTTACTACAGATCTTCGGTTCGCAGAATTAAATGAAGCTCTCAAGAGGATAATTTTTTCACAAGGAGATGCTGTAGATTTCTTAAAGAACCAAGCAGACAATTCCTATGACGTGGTTTATATTGATCCCATGTTTGAACAGGAAATTGAGGAATCGACAAATTTTCAAACACATAAGAAGTTTGCGGCCACTGATCAACTGACCCAGGAGTGGGTGAAGGAAGCGGTTCGTGTTGCGAGGCGTCGTGTAGTTTTGAAAGCCCATTTTACCAGTGAATTGTTCAATCAATACGGTTTTGAACAGCTTCACAGAAAATCTTCAAAATTTCATTTCGGTGTGTTGACTCTATAA
- a CDS encoding BrxA/BrxB family bacilliredoxin has product MNAYEEYMRELVEPMRKELVGHGFTELTTADQVDGHMNSATGLSLIVINSVCGCAAGLARPAAVEAVTNVAHKPDHLVTVFAGQDQEATETMRNYFSDVPPSSPSMAFWKDGQLAYFIPREQIENFPKEAIVDHIQGVLEQLQSQ; this is encoded by the coding sequence ATGAATGCTTATGAAGAATATATGAGAGAACTAGTCGAACCAATGCGTAAAGAATTAGTTGGACATGGTTTTACAGAATTAACAACAGCTGATCAAGTCGATGGACACATGAATTCAGCTACAGGTTTATCGTTAATCGTTATTAATTCAGTATGCGGCTGTGCAGCAGGTCTTGCTAGACCAGCCGCAGTTGAGGCGGTTACAAATGTAGCGCATAAACCGGACCATCTTGTTACAGTCTTTGCAGGACAAGACCAAGAGGCTACCGAAACTATGCGCAACTATTTTTCAGATGTACCACCTAGCTCTCCTTCCATGGCTTTCTGGAAAGACGGTCAACTTGCTTACTTTATTCCTAGAGAACAAATTGAGAACTTCCCAAAAGAAGCGATTGTTGATCATATTCAGGGAGTTCTAGAGCAACTGCAAAGTCAATGA
- a CDS encoding conserved virulence factor C family protein — protein MNIVTIEPTPSPNSMKIVVDQELAFGTTFNYKPDQLQDAPEIIQALFALEGVKGIYHVSDFMAVEKHPKANWEVLIPQIEQAFGKETTSSEEVLSTEESFGEVRVHIQDYHGIPMQIKLFDATQEQRYALPDRFMEAFNARMQDDENYILQRKWLDYGIRYGEFDEIAKQVSEEIEAAFTSERLTQLASPESQAETEWKNKRYPVSLEEFQNTDWQVRYQLLDRLTHPKVEDLPLLAQALKDEKVSIRRLAVIYLGILEDKAVVPHIIAALGDKNASIRRTAGDTVSDLGYEEFASAMIQALQDKNKLVRWRAAMFFYEVGSDEHLEALKNVQEDDEYEVRLQIKMAIARIEQGEEAKGSVWKQMNMARAIKEERQ, from the coding sequence ATGAATATTGTTACGATTGAACCCACACCAAGTCCGAATTCAATGAAAATTGTTGTTGATCAAGAGCTAGCATTTGGCACCACGTTTAACTATAAGCCAGATCAGTTACAAGACGCTCCTGAGATAATTCAAGCATTATTTGCTTTGGAAGGTGTAAAAGGCATCTATCATGTGTCAGATTTCATGGCAGTCGAAAAACATCCAAAAGCCAATTGGGAAGTTTTAATTCCACAGATTGAACAAGCTTTCGGAAAAGAAACGACTAGTTCAGAAGAAGTCCTTTCTACTGAGGAGAGTTTTGGGGAAGTACGTGTACACATTCAAGACTATCATGGCATTCCCATGCAAATTAAGTTGTTCGACGCTACACAAGAGCAACGCTATGCGCTCCCAGACCGATTTATGGAAGCTTTTAATGCGAGAATGCAAGACGATGAAAACTATATTCTCCAACGAAAATGGTTGGACTATGGTATTCGTTATGGTGAGTTTGACGAAATCGCTAAGCAAGTGTCAGAAGAGATTGAAGCAGCATTTACTTCTGAGCGTTTAACTCAATTGGCTTCACCTGAGTCACAAGCTGAAACAGAATGGAAAAATAAACGTTATCCTGTCTCATTAGAAGAATTTCAAAATACAGATTGGCAAGTGCGCTATCAACTATTAGACCGTCTGACGCATCCAAAAGTGGAAGATCTACCACTTCTTGCGCAAGCATTGAAAGACGAAAAGGTATCGATTCGCCGCCTGGCAGTCATCTATCTAGGTATTCTAGAAGATAAAGCAGTAGTACCCCATATAATCGCCGCTCTTGGAGATAAAAATGCTTCTATCCGTCGAACTGCGGGTGATACGGTTAGTGACTTAGGTTACGAAGAGTTTGCATCTGCAATGATACAAGCGCTTCAAGACAAAAATAAGTTAGTTCGTTGGCGTGCTGCAATGTTCTTTTATGAAGTTGGCAGTGACGAACATCTCGAAGCATTAAAAAATGTTCAAGAAGACGACGAGTATGAAGTACGGCTTCAAATCAAGATGGCAATCGCTCGCATCGAACAAGGTGAAGAAGCTAAAGGGTCTGTATGGAAACAAATGAATATGGCTCGAGCAATCAAGGAGGAACGACAATGA
- a CDS encoding ABC-F family ATP-binding cassette domain-containing protein, which produces MSQLIINQLTKTVGAKTLFQDIQFTITQGEKIGLVGKNGSGKSTLLQIIAGIADADKLHLDHPNDFSISYLSQAPELDEEKSVLETMFSSDLAVMALNRTYEKLRKAAEQDTSNMSLISELLLVQEQMELQGGWDLNTAAKQALTKLGITEFEKLVGTLSGGQQKRVALARALIEPHDLLLLDEPTNHLDVESTIALEDLVRAYSGAVLFVTHDRVFLDNISTAIYEIDQQTLYSYKGNYEQFLESKAIRYENQQAEQSKLQNLYRNELKWVRRGAKARTTKQKARLDRFDDIQEKAQTKQSNQDLDVNLAASRLGKKVMEGKAISKQYGDHVLFSDFSFLLQNKDRIGIVGENGAGKTTLLSLLAGIELPTAGILDIGQTVRVGYFTQTLPEFDPNQRVLHYITEDSNAIETATGERLSAVQMLERFLFPTSMHGTPISKLSGGEKKRLYLLKLLIQQPNVIILDEPTNDLDLDTLAVLEDYLDSFSGVVVVVSHDRYFIDRVTSKLWILEDKAITISLDSFQDYLDDKRASAKTARQVQEIEKNENIEKVKKKRMSYHEKKEWETIEQDIETLETQIADHQSIIDNAGSDYDKIRLASEKLEQFESELEAKMERWAYLEEIAST; this is translated from the coding sequence ATGTCGCAATTAATCATTAATCAACTGACAAAAACAGTTGGTGCAAAAACTTTGTTTCAAGATATTCAGTTTACAATTACTCAAGGTGAGAAGATAGGTTTGGTGGGGAAAAATGGTAGTGGCAAGTCTACTTTATTACAAATAATCGCAGGTATTGCCGACGCAGACAAGCTACATTTAGACCATCCGAATGACTTTTCTATTTCTTATTTGTCCCAAGCACCAGAACTTGATGAAGAGAAAAGTGTTTTGGAAACGATGTTCAGCAGTGATCTTGCGGTTATGGCGCTTAATCGTACCTATGAAAAGCTAAGAAAAGCTGCAGAACAAGATACTTCAAATATGTCGCTTATATCAGAATTATTACTTGTTCAAGAGCAAATGGAGCTACAAGGTGGCTGGGATCTGAATACAGCGGCTAAACAAGCATTGACCAAATTAGGTATCACTGAATTTGAAAAGCTTGTAGGCACACTGTCAGGTGGCCAACAAAAGAGGGTGGCATTAGCCCGCGCGCTAATCGAACCACATGACTTGCTGCTATTAGATGAACCTACCAACCACTTAGATGTAGAATCCACGATTGCCTTAGAAGATTTGGTTCGCGCTTATTCGGGTGCGGTTTTATTTGTGACGCATGATCGTGTGTTCCTGGATAACATTTCAACGGCTATTTATGAGATTGACCAACAAACGCTCTACAGTTACAAAGGGAACTACGAGCAATTTCTTGAAAGCAAGGCCATTCGCTATGAAAATCAGCAAGCTGAACAATCGAAGCTTCAGAATCTATATCGTAATGAATTGAAGTGGGTTCGTCGCGGTGCAAAAGCCCGTACTACTAAACAAAAAGCCCGATTAGATCGCTTCGATGATATCCAAGAGAAAGCCCAAACCAAGCAAAGTAATCAAGACCTTGATGTCAACTTGGCAGCAAGTCGACTAGGGAAAAAGGTAATGGAAGGGAAAGCGATCTCTAAGCAATATGGTGACCATGTTTTATTCTCAGATTTTAGTTTTTTACTTCAAAATAAAGATCGCATAGGGATTGTCGGCGAGAACGGGGCAGGGAAGACTACTCTATTGTCACTTTTAGCAGGAATAGAGTTACCAACTGCTGGCATACTGGACATTGGTCAAACCGTGAGAGTGGGGTATTTCACTCAAACTTTACCGGAATTTGATCCCAATCAAAGAGTGCTGCATTATATTACAGAAGATTCAAATGCTATTGAAACAGCTACTGGTGAACGCTTATCTGCCGTTCAAATGCTTGAGCGCTTTTTATTTCCTACCTCTATGCACGGCACACCAATTTCAAAACTGTCTGGTGGAGAGAAGAAAAGACTTTACCTTCTAAAACTCTTGATTCAACAACCAAATGTAATCATTCTTGATGAACCTACTAATGATTTAGATTTAGATACTTTGGCAGTTTTAGAAGACTACTTAGACTCGTTCTCTGGTGTCGTTGTTGTCGTTTCGCATGACCGTTATTTCATCGATCGTGTCACTTCGAAATTATGGATTTTAGAAGACAAAGCCATCACCATCTCATTAGATTCTTTCCAAGACTATTTAGATGATAAACGAGCTTCAGCTAAAACTGCTCGCCAAGTTCAGGAGATAGAGAAAAACGAAAACATAGAAAAAGTTAAGAAAAAACGGATGTCCTATCATGAAAAGAAAGAATGGGAAACCATTGAACAAGATATTGAAACCCTAGAGACACAAATAGCTGATCACCAGTCAATTATAGATAACGCTGGATCTGATTACGATAAAATAAGGCTTGCCTCAGAAAAACTAGAGCAGTTTGAGAGCGAGTTAGAGGCTAAGATGGAGCGATGGGCGTATTTAGAGGAAATTGCCTCTACATGA
- a CDS encoding HD domain-containing protein, protein MWEKLRPSLEKYYNQYDASHDMAHIERVYENAKRILAAYPEANEEIVTFAVALHDVEDKKYANEQSADFMKFIFTTYDVSLDQQKQIRTIIDQVSFSGGQTAESLEAQIVQDADRLDALGAVGIARTFAFGGANGRSLYQSSEVEALWQGKEVPNGASITHFYEKLLLLKDKMNTEEAKNLAQQRHEFMLLFLQQLYDEIGEQPCRN, encoded by the coding sequence ATGTGGGAAAAACTTCGCCCTTCATTAGAAAAGTATTACAATCAATATGATGCAAGTCATGACATGGCTCATATTGAACGCGTCTACGAAAATGCTAAACGCATTCTGGCAGCTTATCCAGAAGCAAATGAAGAGATTGTAACATTTGCTGTTGCTTTACACGACGTAGAGGATAAAAAATATGCAAATGAGCAAAGTGCTGACTTCATGAAATTTATTTTTACTACATATGACGTTTCACTAGATCAACAAAAGCAGATACGTACAATTATTGATCAGGTATCCTTTAGCGGAGGGCAAACGGCTGAATCGCTTGAGGCCCAAATCGTACAGGATGCAGACCGCCTGGACGCTCTAGGAGCAGTAGGAATTGCACGTACATTTGCATTTGGTGGAGCAAATGGACGCTCCCTTTATCAAAGTTCAGAAGTAGAAGCGTTGTGGCAAGGAAAAGAGGTTCCTAACGGGGCATCTATCACACACTTTTATGAAAAGTTATTACTATTAAAAGACAAGATGAACACGGAAGAAGCTAAAAATCTGGCGCAACAACGTCATGAATTTATGCTTTTATTTTTACAACAGCTCTATGATGAGATTGGAGAACAACCATGTCGCAATTAA
- a CDS encoding cold-shock protein: MQQGLVKWFNAEKGYGFIESTEGEDVFVHFTGIQGDGFRTLEEGQKVHYRTVEGNRGPQAADVQVILAE; encoded by the coding sequence ATGCAACAAGGACTAGTAAAATGGTTTAACGCTGAAAAGGGTTATGGTTTTATTGAATCAACCGAAGGTGAAGATGTTTTCGTACATTTTACAGGTATCCAAGGTGATGGATTCCGAACGTTAGAAGAAGGTCAAAAAGTTCACTATCGTACCGTAGAAGGCAATCGAGGACCACAAGCTGCCGATGTGCAAGTGATCCTAGCTGAATAA
- a CDS encoding zinc-finger domain-containing protein, whose product MNVLTQQVTNEINRLLEVYCDGCPIKHDLRARKGKTAAHQFCINGCSVGKELKQTGEKLFQKS is encoded by the coding sequence ATAAACGTGCTAACACAACAAGTAACTAATGAAATCAACCGTTTACTTGAAGTTTACTGTGATGGTTGTCCAATTAAACATGATTTACGAGCGCGTAAGGGAAAAACTGCTGCGCATCAGTTTTGTATCAATGGCTGCTCGGTGGGAAAAGAATTAAAACAAACCGGTGAAAAGTTGTTTCAGAAATCATAA
- a CDS encoding ribonuclease HI family protein — translation MIELYTDAATRGNPGESAIGVYWKGNGEVGMYATKIGSYSNHEAEFIALRDGIQQILSLKPDILSIRVDSKIVYDAVDRGFVKNPVFKVYLAEIESLLAPIPMYFIKWIPEKENKAAHRLATDKLRE, via the coding sequence ATGATTGAACTGTATACAGATGCAGCCACCAGAGGTAATCCTGGCGAAAGTGCAATCGGTGTTTATTGGAAGGGCAATGGCGAGGTTGGCATGTATGCCACGAAGATAGGTAGCTACTCAAACCATGAAGCTGAATTTATCGCTTTACGAGATGGGATTCAACAAATCCTCTCACTTAAACCAGATATTCTTTCTATACGCGTCGATTCAAAAATAGTCTATGATGCTGTAGATCGAGGTTTTGTTAAAAACCCTGTATTTAAAGTGTATTTAGCCGAAATCGAATCTTTATTAGCTCCTATCCCTATGTACTTTATCAAATGGATCCCAGAGAAAGAAAATAAGGCCGCTCATCGGTTAGCAACTGATAAATTGAGAGAGTGA
- a CDS encoding cold-shock protein → MEQGKVKWFNSEKGFGFIEREGGDDVFVHFSAIQGEGFKTLDEGQDVTFEIEQGQRGLQATNVNKA, encoded by the coding sequence ATGGAACAAGGTAAAGTAAAATGGTTTAACTCAGAAAAAGGATTCGGATTCATCGAACGCGAAGGCGGAGACGACGTATTCGTTCACTTCTCAGCTATTCAAGGCGAAGGTTTCAAAACTCTTGACGAAGGTCAAGACGTAACTTTCGAAATCGAGCAAGGTCAACGTGGCCTACAAGCTACTAACGTAAACAAAGCTTAA